From Ignavibacteria bacterium, one genomic window encodes:
- the tgt gene encoding tRNA guanosine(34) transglycosylase Tgt: MSFSSEAFFSLKATDPASSARAGVVHTDHGDIPTPVFMPVGTQGAVKAMDHRSLRELDTPIILGNTYHLYLRPGVETLTAMGGLHKFSTWERPILTDSGGFQVFSLRELRKMSEEGVEFRSHLDGSKHLFTAENVVDTQRAIGSDIFMVLDECTAHPATYTEARTSMELTTRWAQRSRTHHLESPFLYGHRQAQFAIGQGSTYADLRRGCMEELVGMDFEGYAIGGLSVGESAEDMYAMTEASTAVMPPHKPRYLMGVGTPENILRAIDLGVDMFDCVMPTRNARNGTLFTTSGRVNIKNARWKQCDEPIDLLVGAESSQNYSMAYLRHLIHAGEILGLMLVIIQNVVLYLWLVKTAREKILEGTFRPWAAETIERLNQQRS, encoded by the coding sequence ATGTCATTTTCTTCCGAAGCGTTCTTTTCCCTCAAAGCCACAGACCCGGCAAGCTCTGCACGTGCAGGTGTGGTTCACACTGATCACGGGGATATCCCAACTCCGGTCTTTATGCCGGTTGGTACGCAAGGGGCGGTGAAGGCTATGGACCACCGGTCTCTGCGCGAACTGGATACGCCGATCATCCTTGGTAATACGTACCATCTTTACCTGCGACCAGGGGTGGAGACGCTTACGGCAATGGGTGGACTCCACAAGTTCAGTACGTGGGAACGACCGATCCTTACCGACTCGGGAGGCTTTCAGGTCTTCTCCCTCCGTGAACTTCGCAAGATGAGCGAGGAAGGGGTGGAGTTCCGATCCCATCTGGATGGATCGAAACACTTGTTTACGGCCGAGAATGTTGTGGATACGCAGCGGGCCATCGGCAGTGATATCTTCATGGTCCTGGATGAATGCACGGCACACCCGGCCACCTATACCGAGGCGCGCACGTCCATGGAGCTCACCACGCGCTGGGCGCAACGTTCGCGGACGCATCATCTGGAGAGCCCCTTTCTCTACGGACATCGGCAGGCACAATTCGCTATCGGACAGGGGAGTACGTATGCCGACCTGCGACGCGGATGTATGGAAGAGCTTGTGGGGATGGACTTTGAAGGCTATGCCATTGGCGGACTCAGCGTTGGGGAATCGGCCGAGGATATGTATGCCATGACAGAGGCTTCTACGGCGGTAATGCCCCCTCACAAACCTCGATATCTCATGGGCGTGGGGACGCCCGAGAATATCCTGAGGGCGATCGACCTGGGGGTGGATATGTTCGACTGTGTGATGCCCACCAGGAATGCGCGGAATGGGACGCTGTTTACTACGTCCGGACGGGTCAATATCAAGAATGCACGGTGGAAACAGTGCGACGAGCCCATCGACCTCCTGGTGGGGGCAGAAAGCAGTCAGAACTACAGCATGGCGTATCTTCGTCATCTTATCCACGCCGGAGAGATCCTGGGACTCATGCTGGTAATCATCCAGAACGTGGTTCTTTATCTTTGGCTGGTAAAAACAGCTCGGGAGAAAATTCTCGAGGGCACATTCCGTCCTTGGGCTGCTGAGACCATTGAACGACTCAATCAACAACGATCATAA
- the yajC gene encoding preprotein translocase subunit YajC: MLALFLMSPAPAGGAGGDTTGQLIQTVVMFGAVIAIFYFMMIRPQQKRAKEHQKLLASIKKGDAVVTSSGIHGTVYEVDETTITVTIASNTNVKFDKSSVGTVVAK, from the coding sequence ATGCTTGCACTCTTTCTGATGTCACCTGCCCCTGCCGGCGGTGCTGGTGGTGATACAACCGGACAACTCATTCAAACAGTAGTGATGTTCGGTGCAGTGATCGCCATCTTCTACTTCATGATGATCCGTCCGCAGCAAAAGCGCGCCAAGGAACACCAGAAGTTGCTTGCCAGCATCAAGAAGGGCGACGCCGTGGTTACTTCCAGCGGCATCCATGGAACGGTCTATGAGGTTGACGAAACCACCATCACCGTTACCATCGCTTCCAACACCAACGTCAAGTTCGATAAGAGCTCCGTTGGCACCGTCGTAGCCAAATAA